The Malus sylvestris chromosome 8, drMalSylv7.2, whole genome shotgun sequence genomic interval TTTAGCCCAATATTTTAGCTTGGGTTGGGGGGTGTTTGGGGGGAATTTTGGGCTAaatatttggcatttagcccagggttggagtaGGTCTAAAGGGGTGAAAATCTCTTTGGAAACtctatggcagaaaacaagttaAAATGTATTTGGGTTCCAACCGTTTAAGTACTTATTATGTGCTTCTTAAGGGACTTCCAATTgccttatttttgttttttttccaagTTTTAATTGTTTCAGACATGGATTTAACCAAGTGGATTAAAGCGTGTTCCTCGAAAGAGCAAGGACGACCAGCTATTAGAAGGCTAGATCACTTTAACAATGCTTGTTTAGCTAAACTGAAAGTGCTGACTATCGATGATAGTTGGTGGGTTCAGATTGTCAAAATGAAATATCTTAGGAAGGATAATTTTATAGATTGTAATGTTAAACGAAATCACTCTTTGGCCTGGAAGGACATCTTATTATGGACTCATCAATGAGTTTTTCCTTAATCTTTGGCTTGAAAGGGCATCCTCAATAATAGGAATATCATACATAAGGGTATGAGGTAGATAGCTTATTTTGGACCCATGAATGAGTTTTTCATTACCCACTATACCAATTAATTCCAAAGAGTCAGCCGACAAGTTTGAACTAGGAGACTTTGTAATATTTGTTTAGCAACTTTTCATTACCCACTAAACAAAATGAAGAGGATCAAGGCCACTTAAGTGCCAATATGCAAAAACTGATTGGAATTTGCCTCCAGTAAGTCCATtcagtaataatgctattcaatTTGACAATATGATAGATTGGATGGAAACTTTGAATTCCACAGAAAGGGAGGAATTATGTTGTGACTTATGTAAGGCTTTTCTTAACTGCTGTCAAATTTCGAATGATAGAAATAATGAGGTGATTAAGGAACGCTTAGCCATGGCTCCAAGGAAAGGGCTGAAGTATTTAAAGGAATCAAGGACATTATGGTGGAGGGATATTCAAGACTGATTATCCAATCGGCGCAGGAAATCTGGGATGCTTCATAGAACCTGAAATCCATTATCGAAGATATAAGATAGCCGGGGTCTGATTTCAACCATGTTAAGTGGAACATCACGAACTTAGCTTATAAAGCTTTTATATTTGACTGTATGGGAAACGATTGTACAAAAAGTTTTAAGCTTGAATGAAGTTTATttcttgataaaaaataaataaataaaaaaactcccAATAATATTACAATATTATAACAGTGATGGATGAATGGTACAATCGAAGTGACAAATGCTATCTGCTTCCTACAAACTAATTAGAGTCATAGATATTTCTTTGTATAACATCTCTCATCTTTTTTGGAAATTAAATGCTCTAATTGCATAGGCAAAGATGAAGCCAAACAGCAATGAAAACCCAACAATCACAACTGCAACGATGCCCAGAAACTCATGCTTGTATCCGAAGTAACTTCTCAAAAAATGCTCTACCGATTCTCCTGACTCCAGTTTCTCCTTTACGTCTCCAAATTGCGAAGCAACCATTCCATACAAGGTCCAGGCAACAGGGCAGACCCAATAGTACCATTTCCACCATATCGGAATCCTCTGCGATAACCAAAACTTAGTCAGATTGCATCCAAGGCACGCAAGAATATATGTATGAGCGTATGCATGTACATGTATGTATAGGCTTACCGTTGGGGGAACAACGAATCCCGAGAAGAGGTTCCAGATTGCGTAGAAGGTAGATGAGGTTATGGCAGCAATGTTGTGGTTGGGAGTGAGAGCCATGGTCATCATGCCGTAGAATGTGAAGTACAGCAAGGTGAAGTACATGAAGAAAAGGTACCATAAGAACTTGGCAGCTATCCAATCGAATCCCATCATGGCGTATACTATAGCTCCGTAAATAATGGTCTGAATGAAGATGTAGGGAACCTCAATCATCATCTGCAACACAATATCACTTGGTGAGTAGAGAGCAtgtgttctttgaattttttgacATGAGAAGTCTAGATTTAATTTGAACTTCATGGACTCTTGCAAGTCTTTTACCTGCCCAAATGCGTATGGCAAAGCGGAATACATTCCAGCTGCTCTTTCTCTGTAAAAGACTGTTCTCTCAACAGCCACAACCGGCTGCACTGAGGCACCATTTTGTACCCCGATAAAGATTACAGCAGCGTACATGGAACCCATTGCATTAAAGAGATCTTGCTGCTTACTCCTGTGGTTTCCCCAAAAAAGTTTGAACATATTGGTGATTAAGAAATTGAAGTTCTGCAGACCATTTCTATGCTTTAAGTTTACTTATGTGCGTACCTTTTTGATCCAAGGTTCCAGAATATCAAACCGAATAATAAAGCGATGAACGTTGTGAACAACAGCCTTACTGCACTATATGATGGGTTTCGCCAATATGACCAGTGCTGTTTCCACAGGCAAGCCATACATTGGGTGAGAAAAGATTGTGAGTAGCGAGTAGGGAAGTATAGATCTTTAGAACCCGAGGGAGGTGTGTTTAATTCCTCAATCATTGCTTTGGTTCTCCTGAAATATTCACCTTAATAGTTTTAATGGTTTTAAAGAGCAATAGGAATCAACTGTGCAGGCTGATAAATATAAGGTTTTACCGTGTTCACTAACAATCTATCTGAAAGATAATTGAAATGGAACATTACTTGTATATTTCCGAGTTATTGTACGCATCTGTGAAGTTAACCCCAAGAGCTGCCTCTTGTGCGGCTGAAGTAACCTCCAGCATCCAGGTTGCCGGGTTATATCCATCTTTAATCTTTGGAACTCCATTGATTCCCTTCAAGcggcaaaagaaaaagaagaatacaAAATTTAGTTATTGACAATGTTATGGATAGTCTGGCTGTAGAACAGACATCCTGCACAGAGAATTTCTGATGCTacgaagaaaatatattttatgatttatttCTGTATAGTACTGACCTCAAAATAATTGATCAGAATGGAGCAATGGGAGCCTAATGGACCGGCATATATTTGCTCACCTCCCAATTTCAGAAGAAGAAGCTGCGATACGACATGAACTGCTTAGAACATTTACAAGGCAAAACAGGTAATCAGTTCCTTTCTGAATATTATAAATCTAACCTCATCGAAAGCATCGAATATATCTATGCTTGGCTGGTGGATGGTACAAACCACGGTTCTTCCCGTGTCCACTGTGTTCCTCACTGTTCTCATCACAATCGCTGCTGCCCTAGCATCGAGGCCAGATGTTGGTTCGTCCATGAAGATTATCGATGGATTTGCAACGAGCTCAACTGCGATCGTTAGCCTTTTGCGCTGCTCAGTTGACAGACCGGTTACACCAGGTAATCCCACAAGAGCTCCCCTGAATGAAGTCAGCTCCACAAGTTCCATGACTTCCTCGATAAACATCTTGAACCGGAAAAATATCAGATCAACGTGCACATGCtgatgtttgattttttttttttagcgtCTGTTAAAGAAGAGTACACAACTCATACCTCTCTTGTTGCAGAATCAACCTCAGGTAGTAGCCGGAGCCAGGCAGAAAAAAGTAGAGATTCATAGACTGTCACATGGGGAGAGTGGATATCAGTTTGCTCACAATATCCAGATATGCGAGCAAATGTTTCTTGCCTTTTAGGATAGCCAGAGATCGTGatgtttcccttgatatgtccacCAGTTTTCCTTCCAGCCAACACATCCATTAGAGTGGTCTTGCCGGCACCACTGACTCCCATTAACGCTGTTAGGACTCCTGGCCGAAAAGCACCACTTACACCCTTCAGAAGTTCAAGCTGATCCTCCTGAACACCCTCCGCTTTCATTTCCTGAAGTACATGGATAATTCAGTATGCAGGTATTATTCACTGATTAATTAAACCCGCAACTTACTTGTGGCATATCTATGGCATATCTGATCTCATCGAAAGTGAGGGAAAGGGGATGAAAAGGAAGAACCATCCCTCGCTTCCTTTTTCCATTAGCTTCATCAGTTCTTCCCACTCTTTCGGATTCTGCATTGTTATTGCACACAACGCTTGAATACAATGTGGTATGTTAAGCAGAAAATAAATGGGAAATGATTGAGATTAACTGAATGACTCACCAGAAGAGATCTTTCCTCTTGGTATTAGCTCAATGAACTCTCCATTTCTGCTAAAATTTCGCTCAGCCATGCTTTCTTTGGTTAGTACTGTCTGAGGCTTCCCGAGTGCTGCAGTATTCGtcaattttttagaaaaataagtCCAACAATCAAAGCACAAAGAGCATACAAATGATGACGATACTTACGATCAAGATAATGCAGAGCCAAAGTAAGGAGGAGATTGAATAGAAAAATATATCCAATCAATGCTGCTACTCCAATCCAAAACAATTTTGCTTCTGGAAAAATTCCATGAGACTTAAGGATCAGAACTCCCAAGGATTCTGTAGAATTAGGTGGAACCTATATAACACACGTGGTATCTCTACATAAGCATTGATCACAACCATCTATCTcgtatcattttttttgtgggaTATACaaactcagagagagagagagagagatggttacTTGTCTCCAACTCTTTCCAAGAAATTCATTCACGGTAATAGCATTTTGTCCATACATCAGCGGCGAGACCCAGTAACCCCACAGCCACCATTTTGGAACAGCATCTGATACAACCGTTTAAATTTAAATCACACCAGGAGTGATAACTAGGAATCTTATTGCTTCTATAGTTAAATCACCTCGAGATAAGACGAATCCGCCCAAAACCATAATTATAAGCAGTGCAAAGGATCCTGTTGTGCTTGCAACTGTTACATCCCTTCCTAAGGCTGCTATCAACCTGAACAGCCCAGACGCCATCTGGTTTATGCACAAGAGTACAATGTACTGCTTGAAGAACCTGCAACAAGATGTTTCCGTCAAACCCTGATAAACCGAAAAGTTTGATGCTTTACTTCTTCTCACCTTTCAACATATGGATCAAATCCTATTACATAATAAGTAATGACAACCCAAATGGCACTTTCGGCCAAACTGACTGGGATCTTGAGGATCCATGCAGGAAGTGAGTAAGCCCAGGAAGGAAAGAAGAGAAGGTCTCTCTGCTTGTAAAAGACAGGAAGTTTCATAATTGCCATGTTGAGTTCTGATATTCCGTTAAACATCGCTACAATGACTGCGAAGAACAAAGCTCCCATGTAAACTCCACCATCCACCACTGAGTCCTTATGCATCTTGATTCGTAGAAATATCGATGATGTTATAGAAGCTAAGataataagctgaaaatcaaggTAAAGAGGAAGAATTATAAGCTAGAATTACCACATTAGGTAAAGTGCTATGCAAAATAATTTCTATTTATGATTTACTCACCAGGGTAAGTTTGAAAATGTAGGCAAATGAGTTCCTCTTCATGAGCAAGAACTCTCTTGAAACACATGCTCGGAACAACTCCTTCTTGTTAACGCCATACCTTTTAGATGATAAAGCAGCACGATGACTTCTGGACTTGTCGAAGGGAGTAGCAAGCTCGTCGCCGAGTTTCTGACCAATTGGAAATGACTGGAAAGCTTCGACAAACTCATTGACAGTAACAAATCTGTAAGGCTTGTCTCGACATGCCCAGTACTGCTCTTGATCCTTCTTTGATGTCACCTATCACACCCCCACCAGAAGGAAAGTGTTAAAAATAAACGACAAGCTATGGAGAGTACTCGAAAACATGCATGCAAGAAAGGTGAAGAGATTCAAAAGCGATATCACCTCT includes:
- the LOC126631249 gene encoding pleiotropic drug resistance protein 1-like isoform X1, translating into MAASSSSYAVFSRSSRAEDDEEALKWAALERLPTCLRVGRGLFIDGEGQAREVDVQTLGLLERKTLLERLVSNAEKDNEKFLLKLKNRIDRVGLNVPTIEVRFEHLTVEAKVYIGSRALPTLLNFSINMLQGMLHDLRIFPSRKIPLKILQNISGIIKPQRMTLLLGPPSSGKTTLLLALAGRLGRDLKSSGRVTYNGHGMEEFVPQRTSAYVSQNDLHIGELTVKETFSFSARCQGVGSNCDMLVELCRREKEGNIKPDPDIDIYLKATALEGQETNVVTDYILKILGLEVCANTMVGDDMVRGISGGERKRVTIGEMLVGPVKALFMDEISTGLDSSTTFQIVNSIRQSIHILSGTAVVSLLQPAPETYNLFDDIILLSDGQIVYQGPRENVLEFFESMGFICPERKGVADFLQEVTSKKDQEQYWACRDKPYRFVTVNEFVEAFQSFPIGQKLGDELATPFDKSRSHRAALSSKRYGVNKKELFRACVSREFLLMKRNSFAYIFKLTLLIILASITSSIFLRIKMHKDSVVDGGVYMGALFFAVIVAMFNGISELNMAIMKLPVFYKQRDLLFFPSWAYSLPAWILKIPVSLAESAIWVVITYYVIGFDPYVERFFKQYIVLLCINQMASGLFRLIAALGRDVTVASTTGSFALLIIMVLGGFVLSRDAVPKWWLWGYWVSPLMYGQNAITVNEFLGKSWRQVPPNSTESLGVLILKSHGIFPEAKLFWIGVAALIGYIFLFNLLLTLALHYLDPLGKPQTVLTKESMAERNFSRNGEFIELIPRGKISSESERVGRTDEANGKRKRGMVLPFHPLSLTFDEIRYAIDMPQEMKAEGVQEDQLELLKGVSGAFRPGVLTALMGVSGAGKTTLMDVLAGRKTGGHIKGNITISGYPKRQETFARISGYCEQTDIHSPHVTVYESLLFSAWLRLLPEVDSATREMFIEEVMELVELTSFRGALVGLPGVTGLSTEQRKRLTIAVELVANPSIIFMDEPTSGLDARAAAIVMRTVRNTVDTGRTVVCTIHQPSIDIFDAFDELLLLKLGGEQIYAGPLGSHCSILINYFEGINGVPKIKDGYNPATWMLEVTSAAQEAALGVNFTDAYNNSEIYKRTKAMIEELNTPPSGSKDLYFPTRYSQSFLTQCMACLWKQHWSYWRNPSYSAVRLLFTTFIALLFGLIFWNLGSKRSKQQDLFNAMGSMYAAVIFIGVQNGASVQPVVAVERTVFYRERAAGMYSALPYAFGQMMIEVPYIFIQTIIYGAIVYAMMGFDWIAAKFLWYLFFMYFTLLYFTFYGMMTMALTPNHNIAAITSSTFYAIWNLFSGFVVPPTRIPIWWKWYYWVCPVAWTLYGMVASQFGDVKEKLESGESVEHFLRSYFGYKHEFLGIVAVVIVGFSLLFGFIFAYAIRAFNFQKR
- the LOC126631249 gene encoding pleiotropic drug resistance protein 1-like isoform X2, producing the protein MEVFSRSSRAEDDEEALKWAALERLPTCLRVGRGLFIDGEGQAREVDVQTLGLLERKTLLERLVSNAEKDNEKFLLKLKNRIDRVGLNVPTIEVRFEHLTVEAKVYIGSRALPTLLNFSINMLQGMLHDLRIFPSRKIPLKILQNISGIIKPQRMTLLLGPPSSGKTTLLLALAGRLGRDLKSSGRVTYNGHGMEEFVPQRTSAYVSQNDLHIGELTVKETFSFSARCQGVGSNCDMLVELCRREKEGNIKPDPDIDIYLKATALEGQETNVVTDYILKILGLEVCANTMVGDDMVRGISGGERKRVTIGEMLVGPVKALFMDEISTGLDSSTTFQIVNSIRQSIHILSGTAVVSLLQPAPETYNLFDDIILLSDGQIVYQGPRENVLEFFESMGFICPERKGVADFLQEVTSKKDQEQYWACRDKPYRFVTVNEFVEAFQSFPIGQKLGDELATPFDKSRSHRAALSSKRYGVNKKELFRACVSREFLLMKRNSFAYIFKLTLLIILASITSSIFLRIKMHKDSVVDGGVYMGALFFAVIVAMFNGISELNMAIMKLPVFYKQRDLLFFPSWAYSLPAWILKIPVSLAESAIWVVITYYVIGFDPYVERFFKQYIVLLCINQMASGLFRLIAALGRDVTVASTTGSFALLIIMVLGGFVLSRDAVPKWWLWGYWVSPLMYGQNAITVNEFLGKSWRQVPPNSTESLGVLILKSHGIFPEAKLFWIGVAALIGYIFLFNLLLTLALHYLDPLGKPQTVLTKESMAERNFSRNGEFIELIPRGKISSESERVGRTDEANGKRKRGMVLPFHPLSLTFDEIRYAIDMPQEMKAEGVQEDQLELLKGVSGAFRPGVLTALMGVSGAGKTTLMDVLAGRKTGGHIKGNITISGYPKRQETFARISGYCEQTDIHSPHVTVYESLLFSAWLRLLPEVDSATREMFIEEVMELVELTSFRGALVGLPGVTGLSTEQRKRLTIAVELVANPSIIFMDEPTSGLDARAAAIVMRTVRNTVDTGRTVVCTIHQPSIDIFDAFDELLLLKLGGEQIYAGPLGSHCSILINYFEGINGVPKIKDGYNPATWMLEVTSAAQEAALGVNFTDAYNNSEIYKRTKAMIEELNTPPSGSKDLYFPTRYSQSFLTQCMACLWKQHWSYWRNPSYSAVRLLFTTFIALLFGLIFWNLGSKRSKQQDLFNAMGSMYAAVIFIGVQNGASVQPVVAVERTVFYRERAAGMYSALPYAFGQMMIEVPYIFIQTIIYGAIVYAMMGFDWIAAKFLWYLFFMYFTLLYFTFYGMMTMALTPNHNIAAITSSTFYAIWNLFSGFVVPPTRIPIWWKWYYWVCPVAWTLYGMVASQFGDVKEKLESGESVEHFLRSYFGYKHEFLGIVAVVIVGFSLLFGFIFAYAIRAFNFQKR